In Hemicordylus capensis ecotype Gifberg chromosome 8, rHemCap1.1.pri, whole genome shotgun sequence, the DNA window AGTCCAGCCGGGCTCGTGGAGGCtgctggaggggaaagaaagcagaTGGCAACAGTCAACGATTCTGCTTGCTTGACACGCTGCCGGAACAGCGTGAAAAGAGGGACATCTGCAAGGAGAAGCCGGTGAGACCATGTTGCATCCAAGGCCCTGCAGTCTTCATGCAAGTCAGGTCTGGGTCTAGTCAGGCCGAGGGTGGAGTGAGCCAATGCCAGTAGGAGGACGTGGGCGTGGGAGCAACAGCAGCGATGGCGCTCGGTGATGGAAGGCAAGGTAGAACAGGAAGAGTCCAGGATTAGGAAAGAAAATGCTAGGCAGAAGATTCAGGATAGAGAAAAGAAAGTTCTCCTTCACCCGATACAGAGTTAagttgtggaactcactgccacaagacatgATGGTGGTGATTACTTTCGTTGGATGCCCTCAAGTTCTCATATGCTGGGAGATGGAGAAAAACTCCATTTCCACAGAATGCTAGAATTCGAAGTcatccagagcccctggtggcgcagtggtaaaactgccgccctgtaaccagaaggttacaggttcgatcctgaccaggggctcaaggttgactcagccttccatccttccgaggtcggtaaaatgagtacccagaatgttgggggcaatatgctaaaatcgttgtaaaccgcttagagagcttccagctatagagcggtatataaatgtaagtgctattgctattgctattgctatccagtGACCCCAAGGGACCCTTCAAAttagactttttaaaatgtcctaGTATGCCAGTCCCTGTGGATtatcacccctttcccctcccttttttcgcCCAGGTGTTTCCCCTGGAGAAATTCTGGCCCCCACATTGTACCATGGATACTACATCAGACCTCGGATCAACAAGCAGCTGGACCGAGGGATCTCAGAGGTCAACCTCAATGACCACAAATTCCAGGTCTTCCTTGATGTCTGCCACTTCACGCCCGATGAAATTGCTGTCCGCACTGTGGACAACCTCCTGGAAGTGACCGCACAGCACCCGCAGAAGGCTGACCGGCACGGCTTCATCTCTCGGGAGTTCACCAGGACCTATATCCTTCCGCTGGACGTTGACCCTCTCTTGGTCAAGGCCACTGTGACCCATGATGGCATCCTGAGTGTCGAGGCTCCGCGGACGGGGAAGGAAGTGAAAACCAAGATCAACGAGGTGAAAATCACACGCCAAGAGCCACCAGCGGAGAAAGGAGGAAGCTCAGAGGAGGTGTCTCGCCCCTAAAGCATCCTTCCTTAGTGTTGCAACTGGGGTCAGGGAAGGGTAGTCTGGAGACACTTCTGCATTCCTCTCCAGGGAATGTCTGCTTGTTTCGGTTTAGTTCACCCTGTCTGCGCTACAAACTGGAATTGGTTAGATGCCAGCTTAATTCTCCCCAAGGGTGCTCCAAGGAATCGTGGCACTAAGGCAAGGTGCAAAATGTTGTCTCGCCCCATGACCACTCCGGGGCCAGCCCCCtatcaaaactgacccttgcaagctctgaAAATGTAGcggggcaaggaggaggaaaggcggCCAGCAGCTCCCTcgcctctccttgtgcttcttgtaagctttgcaaggtATGCATGTGAGGAAAGGTACTCCTGGCAAAGCTTGCAGGGGTCAGAAGGGTTcctaaagagctgctctgatggcggtGGTATCCTGTCACCCTGCTGGCACCACAAGtagtctgccacctgaggtgattgcctcagcttccctagggacataggaagataggaaactgccatatactgagtcagaccattggtctatctagctcagtattgtctacacagactggcagcggcttctcccaggttgcaggcaggaatctctctcagccctatcttggagatgccagggagggaacttgggaccttctgctcttcccagagtggctccatcccctgaggggaacatcttacagtgctctcaagtggtctcccattcaaatgcaaccagggcagaccctgcttagctaggaggacaagtcatgcttgctaccacaagaccagctctcctctcctcggaTGCTGAGAACTGTAGTCGGCTGATGTGTTGGGAATTCTGTTGAAGAACTCCATCTGACACCCAGACTACAATTCTTTCTCCGCGGTGCTGCCTGGAAAGTGGGAATCCTTGCAAAGTTTAAGTCTGTCGTGTGGCTAGACCCCCAATGAAAGCAGGCCTGCCTTCCCCTCAAATCACTATGGCTCTGCTATAGCACAAACCCCAAGTATTCAAAGGCCGGGCTGCAGCCCTACCAGTTACTTTGCACTGCCTTGTTCGCTCACCCCGAGAATAAAAAATATGGGCTGAGTTGTTCCTGTGGTGTGTGGGGCTTTGTGTGGCAAGCGGTCACCTGCTTGTGCCGTTTGCATTATGAACCTGATCACATCCTGTTTCTGTGACTCTctcttaaaaaaatgttttgcctTGTGTTCTTCCTGACAGCTTTTGTTCATCAATGAAGCTAATGtgatttcaaaacaaaacaaggaaggaaggaatctgaTTTATGATCTGTGAATAAATACCCtgaagcaggagttctcaaacttgtggttgttggactacaacttccatcatcctcatccacaatggtcaaaggggatccaagtttgagaattccttCCGTGAAGAGGAAAATAAATAGACAGAagcagttaggaacataagaagagccctgctggaacagaccatcttgtggcagtgagttctacAGATTATATGAGAGGGAAGGATTTTCTTTTGTTTCACTGGAATCTACtgcccttcagtttcattgggtgaccccaatgacagagagggagaaaaacatctcttatcTGCTTTCTACAGCATGGGTCATTTGATAAACCTCCAAAATGTTCTAGAGGCCTCGTATGACATTGGCCAAGTGAGCACGGGAAGGAAGTGCTGTGGCAGAAGAGATAACTGCTAGGGCTGAGACACGTATAATTAGCTACCTTAAAGTCTCATCtttcctccaaggacagcatccaTGGTGGCCCCCCTCACCCTGTAtagtcctcacaacaaccctgcggggtaggttaggctaagaaatAGTGTGGCCAGAGGTCACCCTATGAGCGTCAAGGCTGAGTggaaatttgaacccaggtcttcctggtcaAAGTCCAGCACCACGGTGATTAAGATCACATCTGTACAACTGCTAGTCAAACCCCTTCaccttccaaagcagtttttgcTACTGACTTTTGCATTTGTCATGCTTGATCGTTAATTATCAGGGCCACCTTTCTTTACCCCACACAGCCTGAGTGGACTTTAGAGCATATCAGAATCcaccttctgccgagtcagacctttggtcaatgcagctctgtattgtctacactgactggcagccgcgcTCCAGGTTTCAGgtggaagtctttcccagccctgcttggaagaaatgctgccagggactgaacctgggaccttctgcatgcagaacaggtgTCCTTCCACTGCACCACGTCCCTATCTTATCCCTCTTTAGAATTATGCTCCCCACTGCTATGCACTGCCCCCCTTTTCCAGTTAGGGCCCCAGTTGTGCTTTGTTACAGTTCCCAGAGGCTGCTGCAGATGTTCAGTGTCTAAgggagcaggagagctggtcttgtggtaaggtgaagtgtgccgtcgagccAGTGTTGaatcctggcgactacagagccctgcggttgtctttggtaggatgcaggagggattgaccatagcaagcatgaactatccccttggctaagcagggtctgccctggtttgcatttgaatgggagaccatatgtgtgagcactgtatagGTGATGGAGCCCTTCTGAGAAGAGGATCTGTCTGCTTGCGTGCCGAAGGCTCCagccaagttacctccctggcagcgtctccagtttcctatgttcctataagccgTGCATAAAATTAGCACAAGGTGGGCCTCTTTGATTTCGTGGCTGTCTGGTCCCACGGTTTCCAGTCCGCCCCGCCCTTTATACTCACGTGCGTTGTATACCTGCCCATTGAAGAAAACACTTTATTCATCTGATGAAGCAACATGAGATTCTGCTGCAATAAATCAGCTAGTTTTTAAGATGTCACAAGATGCTTGGTTGCTTTTTGATTGTTGTCACAACCTTTTGCCTCTGCCAGTTGCTCCAACAGAGTGGGACCTATCTTTGGCCCCATGCAAAGCAGGCAATCGCCCGCGCCGCCCCCCTCCCAGACTTCTGCCAACTAAGCACAAAGCCCCACACTATGGCATTGTTAAGCCTGGGCACTGGGACCCAGACTCTCTTTTGTGCCCTTAGACACGTTATCAGAAAGGAATGTCGACTGGCAGCCAAAAGCCGGCTGGCAAGGACAGTGTTTTTGGTGCCTTTCTCTTTCCCCAGCGGAGCTAAAAACAAGTGAATCTGCCACATGTTCAGAGAAGGGCTTAAAAGAGGCAGGCTTTCAGACctgcagttttgttttcatttccacCCAGGGCAAAGACAGCTCAGTGAGACCTTTGAAAGGAGCACACATTCGGGCTGTGTTTGCAGATGCAGAATGCCCAGCTCTTCTGGGGTGGGGGATAAAGGGTATTTACAAGGGCTTTCCTCCTGTCCTGTCTGCATTTGGGGTGGACTGACAGGGCTCTATCCTAGGATTGCTACTTTTTCAAAGGAACAAGAAGGTCTCTGTGTGCGTCTAATAGTTGTATgtcccccccccgcaacaaaAAGCAGGAATCCACATCTGTTCcagctgtgtgtgttttctgaTTCTTGGCCCTGGTCATTCTctggtgccctttgctaagcagaatttgtcttggtttgcatttggatgggcggctGCATGTAAGCACGGTCTGCTGTAAGATTTTCTCCTGatgggatgggccatagctccatgacagagcacctacttgtatgcagaaggtcccaggttcaatccctgccatcctcaggcagggctgaaaaagactcctgcatgaaaccttgaaatataaaggcagcttcctatgttcctatggagctggtgtgggggggagggggcctgtgttcactgctctccctggtggcccctcggagtgagggagataacgaagaaaatagggaggggtggagctgggggaccctcaggagctgggggccccgggttctttgaacccatccactcaatgatagctacactcccgagggatgctgtactggggttggatagggccagttgctctccctctggctaaatataagagaattgcgactttaaaaggtgcctctttgctcagttagcaggagtaactgCCGGAGGGGAGGGAAACAGTGGGCTACCCTAGACAAATTCCTGGAATACCCCACCCCCCCGTTTTAGTTCTTCTGCTGAGATACATGTAGTCTGTCTGTTTACAATCTTCAGATGCAGCCATGAGCAAAAGGCCCAATGAGGATACAGCAAGCATGCAAGTGACTGATCAGACCCCATCCCCACTGGGAAGGTCCTGGCCTGGAATGTCTCTTAATATGTGGAAGGAGTGTTTGAAAATCCCCCCTCTGCTCATTTATTTGTGTCTTCCCTGTATgtccagaggtgcacccaggtgattttggagcctggacccccacttccctgctggaagttaagtatcatccacccccacccaccccacacacactttgaaacaactgaactcacacgaatgtaaggatataaaataGGTGTATTAATGCAaagatgcattagcagaaacatttcaacaggcaACTCCAGATATCCCCATCccacctctttctttcccccctctggctctAAAGCACCTCCTGGCACAGGTCCTAATCATCCCACTGGGGACGACCACACCACTCCGGACAGGCTCAAGACGATCTGGGGGCCCAGGAGTTGGGCCCCGAAGGCCAGGGGGTAATCTTCatcaccgccgccgccgccgccaccccagtGGCAGGCAAGGGGGCTTCCCGAACTTGAGACGGGCTGTAGCCGTcccgcaacatctggggacccaagccggAGAAGCAGCCCTGCCATGGGGGGACGGACTGCTGAAGAAGGGCAGAGAGCGGGCGCCGTCCCCGAGGGAAGCAGCCGGACGGACACCCCGCCAGTTGCTCACGGCAGCGGCTGCCCACTCGAGTCGGGCGCAAATGCGGAGGAGGAGACAGACAGGGAAAGCGCAGCTGCCGCCGGTCACTCTGTCCAGCAGATGGCAGCCCGCCCGGCGCGCGCGAtccttggggtggggaggagaagaaacCCGAGCCGGCCAGGCAGACACTCCCCAGGCTTGGATCTgccgcggggcggggggggagcgaaCAGGGAAGCAGGAAGCGcgagttgctgctgctgcgctcTGGCGAggcgctctcctcctccttcccccgaGAGCAGCGGAGGAGAGCTCGGCTTCCAGGGGACCCCGGCATGGGCAACCACCACGGCGGCTGctgttcaggaggaggaggaggaggagggtgctggtgaGTGACCACTCCGGGTCGGGAGGGTTTCTGGCCACCAGGGGAAAGTGCCCCGCTCGGGTCGGATTTGCTGCGCAGGGGCTGGGCTGCCCCCGCCGTCCTCCCGGCTTCTCCAGAGGGGGGCTGGTCTCTCCAGCCCACCTGcgaggctgcagcagcagcagcagcgggctgcTTTCGTGGGCGAGGCGCGACTTGGGCCAGGCAGGGTCGGGGCCGCGCTGCTTTTTCTGCCCGTCGCCCAGGCGCAGGCAAGCAACAGCGCGCGGGAAAGGCACAGCCAGGTCCCCGCTTCGTCCGCTCACTTTCGCACCTGCAGGCGGCGGCCAGAGGGTAAAATCCACCCCAGAGAGCCCCGCGGAGTCGCGTTTGCTCTTGGGTCTGTCTGCCCCCGCAAGAGGGCGTGTTCTGAGCTGAATTTGAGGCAGGGGCCGCAGGGGCCGAGCCCCAATGCCTCTTAGCCCAAAGCTCTGCCCTCCGCAGAGGTATTTATTAAAGACAAGGgcgcctctgagcatgtacagagcacTCTGCTTGCTCGGAGAGGCACTGCTACCCCAGGCAGGGGTGCACCCAAATAATTTTGCGGTCTGGacgtaaaggcctttggaggcgccCCCCCCATcctggctgcaagttaagcatcctcctcctcctcctctctctctctcacacaccccgtgacacacacactatttttaacacatgggttcttgggggcacaatCGACAACTGAACCTATAAagcaggtctatttatgcaaatatgcattagcagaagctTTTCAACAGGCAACGTGACATATTCCCAACCCACCAATCTgtttccccacaccccacccccctgtcTCTAAAGCAACTGGCACAGGCCATAATAATCCcacttggctgcccagcacagtgtggACCAGCAGCAAGCACACCCCCCAGGACAGATTGAGGGGCCCTgtggcccccagggggtgtggaggctctggactttggccccgaagtccaggggtgagagtgCCGCTGACAGGCAGTTCCAGCACTTCCTGTTAGGGAATTTGGAACAAGAGGCGTTCTgatttcattcatccattcattaaCTACTTCTCTatctcacttttcctccaaggagcccagagtggtatacatggggttatatttatccttacaacaaccctgtgaagtcggttaggctgagagagaagtgactggcccagagtcacccagtgagtttcatggctgaacggggatttgaagtGGGGTCTCTTCAGTCCTGGTCTTTACTCAGCCAGGtgcaccttttatttattttttaaaggggtctGCAAACCACCACTTGGGCCTTTGAGTGCCTAAACAAGGCTTGGGACACCAGGGGCTCTCTGGCGGTGTTTCGCAGCTCAGCTTCTTCTGCCCATCTCTGAGATGCCAGCTCCTCCCTTTTTCATTCCCAACAGCACACATCTCTGATCTCTGGGGGTGAAACATCCGAGTCCCAGATGCCTAACAGCCAGAATGGCAAGGGCTTCGGTGTGTGGCAGGTGGGAATAGCTCCTGGCCCAGCAAAGCACCTTGCCTGTGTGCCTCCAAAAGGCTGCTGTGATAGAATAGTAAGAGCAAAACCAAAAAGGACAGAGTGCGAATCTTGACGTTCAGCTTTGATTCAGTGTTGACAGATGGTAACTTTAGAAGAAACTTAGCATCATCTAGTGGGGAGAAAGGAGGATTATTCCCTTGACTGATGTAAAGTTGTCTAGATGTGGGGTGGCTGTTTCGAGCTTTGATTTTGTGGTTAATGtctgggaaaaaaaaaaaagaacagcagCTGGCATCCAGATGTAGTGACTCTAATTACTGGCTGacgtccagactaagttactcatgagcagtcccattgaaattaatgggacaagctaGGCATGGCTAATTTGCCGTGTCAATTTAAATGGGACTGCTTATGAGTcagttactctggatgtcagccagtgttctgaCACCCAGAATTGTTCTCACATGACCCCCCATGTTGTTCTCACCACCAGGGATGTTTGCATTGATTCTTGAATCTTCCAGCACTAATTCAACATAGAGCTGCAACAAAgagcgattgattgattgattgattgattaagtgctatcaagtcggtgttgactcttagggaccacataggCATGACATTAATTGATTAGAAACCTTTAAATcggggctgtacaacttcagccctccagcgtctgttggactacgactctcaATAGCCACAGCGGctaatagtcaggaatgatgggaactgtagcccaacagcagctgGTTGTGCTGCCCTCCTTTAAATCAGCTCAAAAGGCATTCCtggtatctctctctctgtgtatgtgtatgtctgtgtgtatgtggactcccaaggtagaccctgctctACTTCAGTTGAGCAGAAATGGAAAGCCAGGTCCTCCCATGCCCACAGCCAGAAGGTTGTATTCTCCAGCTCTCAAGTGATTAAATAAAATCAACTTATAAGTAAACTTTATTTTGTAGGTGAAGCACAAGCTTAAAGGTCAAGCAGCAGCACATCCAGTTGTGCTAGGGCGTGGGTTGGAAGCCAGTGGCACTCTTTAAGCACTGGTGGCAAAAGAGGTTCCCCATCACCCAGTCCCAGTCAGTAGCCCTGCCGCTgtattttgcaccagctgcagttgcAGATCAATCTTCAAGTACAGGTCCCATGTAAAGTAATTGCAGTAGTCTAGCCTAGAGGTTGCCAGAGCATAGATAAATGTAGCCAAGTTATCTCTTATAAGTTACAAGGACTAGACTCCCCCAAATTAGCACAACCTCAGACTCAAATCCACACTGGTTCCCATCGCTTTTGCTACCGACCTGATCTCTCTTACTTGAAATCTACAGTGTTCTCCCTGGAGTTCTTCCTGAAGAAGAACTCCAGTTTCACGGGCCAGACAGGGCCCACACTTTTGTCTGCCTGCACAAAGAGGGCCTTCATTGCCCTCTTTTGTTGTACCTGTGCAGAGTGTTCAACTCACATGAGGGATTTTGCAAACAGGTTGCTAGctatgtttctcccccccccaccctctgatCAAAGCCCAATTATGtgcagtttttgaactacaaacAGAGAGAAATGCCTCCCCAGTGAAGGAGAAAAGGGAGCTTCATAACTGGGTTTCACAGGAAAATACAACATCAGCATTTCTTGTGAATATATCGTCGTTGTCTGTGTCTAGCTGAAATGACAGTGCTAAGTCAGAACAtgctttaacatttttaaaaatttgttcatTTAGGtatttgggaacataggaagctgctacatacggagtcagacccttggtccatctagctcagtaatgtctacacagactggcagcagcttctccaaggttgaaggcgggagtctctctcagccctctcttggagatgctgccagggagagaacttgtaaccttctgcatgcaggcatgcaggtccttttcccagagcagccccatcccctaaggctcacacatgcagtctcccattcaaatgcaaaccagagcagaccctgcttagcagaggggacaattcatgcttgctaccacaagattagtTCTCCTCCCtaaaagtgtgtgtatgtatagatatagatataagagagagagattgatcaGGGATGACTTTTGAGTTGATGTATATGCCACTTTGTCTGGGGTAGCAACTTTCCAGAGTTGTCCTGGATGCACCAGAAACTGCCATCAGTCTTCAGCTGAGAATGGAAAGCGATCCTTGAAATTTCAATGGCTTGAtattggagggtgggggggtgggatggggagaaaTGCAGGGCAAGCAATACAGAAAGGTGGGGCTTCCCCATCTGCCTTGCAgactcctggcagcagctcagggtCCTCCTCTCTTTCCCATCCTGCCCGAGAGCTGCACTGCGCTGTCTGCAAGCCGGCCGGTAGAGCTGCGCAGTTAATCGTGCAGCTCTACTTGATGGGTGGCCAGCCTCGAGGCAGCacggagagagaggagcagaccaaacttccatctctggagccttccccccctcccccgctcgtTAGGATAAGTCGCTACTGCCAGGGGCTGGTACAGCACTTTGCTAGTCGATATGCGAGAGTCTGGCATTTGTGGCAATGGCCACAAACCGGGTCTTTAAAAAGACCAGAGAACAGGGGGAAAAATTGGGAATGAAGCAGTTTGGCTGCAACATTACCTGGATTCTCTGGAATGAACGACTTGGAATTagaattaagaatatttatatttacCGCTTTTTAACAACAGAAGTTATCCAcacggtttacaaagagaaaaagaataagatgattccctgtcccagaagcACTCACAATCCCCAAAAAGAatcacaaaatagacaccagcagcagccactggagggatgctgtgctggggctggatagggcctgttgctctccctctgctaaatataagagaagcaccactttaaaaggtgcctctttgcccagttagcagagcggggaatgaatgaataaatgaatgaatgattgatgtCAATTACAGAGAAAATGCCTACTGTGttgttgtgtgtttgtttaataATGATAGTAAACAATGATGATGTAGTGATGAGGCTTTTCTGGGCTGTGCCATTCCAAGCAGTAAGTAGAGCTGCATAGTTGTTGCAAAGTGTTATATATACATCTCATATGATATCATTAATAATACTGTTctcatgtacacacacacccatctgatAGATGCATAGTATTTCAGGGAAGTTAGGCTGAACACTTTCCCCTGACATGCTGCTAGTTTTCCACAGATGGGGAGTAGATTTAGAAAAGAATTTAAACATACAGCTGCTCCTACTTGCTCCCTAAAGTGGTGCAGTCCAGGAGTAGCAGTACTGCTTGGTTCTACTGACGGTTTGAACACGGTACCGGAACTATGCCcagaaataaaggagaaaggggggaaagattcTAATACATGTATTACTGTTttgataagacaaaaatataatTATCTGGCTATGCAATTATGAATGATTTGGGGTTTATAATTTTGTGCAGAAATAACTATGTTATATCCAAGTTTTATTAGACCAGGATCCAGCTTAGACAAACACCGGCCATCAGTGTTACAGGCAGggttagagagcaggaggctgttggttcgagtCCTCGCTGGtgtgttgcccagactatgggaaatacctatattgggtagcagcgacagaggaagatgctgaaaggcatcatctcacactgggtgggagatggcaatggtcaacccctcctgtattttaccaaaagacaaccacgggactctgtggtcgccaggagtcaacactgactcgatggcacactttactttggaAACTAGAGCCACCTTTTGAACTGTTACTGGCCCTAAAATGGGGGTCCTACCATCACaaccgctggtactatatcgggcagcagcaatataggaaggtgctgaaaggcatcatctcatgctgcgcgggaggaggcaatggtcaacccctcctgtattctactaaagaaaaccgcagggctctgtgggcgccaggagttgaaatcgacttgatggcacactttgcttaCCATCACAACAGTATGCTTagtgcaatgaaatgaagttggaGGTGGTGGTAAAGATGAATAGCATCCCAGCTGCAAGACTGTGCATGTGTGAGAAAGGTGGGTGGGTGTATGTGAAGAATAGGAGGGTAAGCTAGTGTCACAGAGAACATTTTGTATCTGGTCTGGAGAGGGAGCATCCACATTGCTTGAGCGCTCTCCTGTTCTTGTCCGTTCTAATTCCAGCTCATCCATCTGAGGCCGGGAGATGCCATCCATCTTCGGACAGACGAGCTGGAGATTAGCCTGCAGACAATCTCAGAATAGCCATTGCTTGCAGGCAGCTTGTTAAAATGCCCTCTGCTTGGCCAACCAATACAAGAGAAAAGCAGCTCTGAAAACTGATATGGGGCCCTTGTCTTTCTTAGGAAACAGGCCAGGGATGCCAATGATTATATTTAAAGCTGAACTGCTTTAATTGCCAGGAGTTGCACGTATACCACTCAagtcaggggttcttaaacttgggtcgccagatgttggact includes these proteins:
- the HSPB2 gene encoding heat shock protein beta-2 — translated: MAERTVPHAHPMSTEYEFANPSKIYDQNFGEGVSPGEILAPTLYHGYYIRPRINKQLDRGISEVNLNDHKFQVFLDVCHFTPDEIAVRTVDNLLEVTAQHPQKADRHGFISREFTRTYILPLDVDPLLVKATVTHDGILSVEAPRTGKEVKTKINEVKITRQEPPAEKGGSSEEVSRP